In Mustela nigripes isolate SB6536 chromosome 12, MUSNIG.SB6536, whole genome shotgun sequence, one DNA window encodes the following:
- the HIGD2A gene encoding HIG1 domain family member 2A, mitochondrial translates to MAAPGPVTPGPPFEPAQPPVIEGFSPSIYRTQESFKEKFIRKTRENPMVPIGCLGTAAALTYGLYCFHRGQSRRSQLMMRTRIAAQGFTVAAILLGLAASAMRSRS, encoded by the exons ATGGCGGCTCCTGGTCCTGTGACTCCGGGGCCACCCTTTGAACCAGCACAGCCGCCAGTCATTGAGGGCTTTAGCCCCAGTATCTACCGCACTCAAGAAAGCTTCAAGGAAAAATTTATTCGCAAGACCCGCGAGAACCCAATGGTACCCATAG GCTGCCTGGGCACGGCGGCCGCCCTCACCTACGGCCTCTACTGCTTCCACCGGGGTCAGAGCCGGCGCTCTCAGCTCATGATGCGCACTCGGATCGCTGCCCAGGGCTTCACGGTCGCAGCCATCTTGCTGGGTCTGGCTGCATCTGCTATGAGGTCTCGATCCTGA
- the CLTB gene encoding clathrin light chain B isoform X2 → MADDFGFFSSSESGAPEAAEEDPAAAFLAQQESEIAGIENDEGFGAPAGSHGGLAQPGPASGAGSEDLGTTVNGDVFQEANGPADGYAAIAQADRLTQEPESIRKWREEQRKRLQELDAASKVTEQEWREKAKKDLEEWNQRQSEQVEKNKINNRASEEAFVKESKEETPGTEWEKVAQLCDFNPKSSKQCKDVSRLRSVLMSLKQTPLSR, encoded by the exons ATGGCTGATGACTTTGGCTTCTTCTCGTCGTCGGAGAGCGGGGCCCCCGAGGCGGCCGAGGAGGACCCGGCGGCTGCCTTCCTGGCCCAGCAGGAGAGTGAGATCGCGGGCATAGAGAATGACGAGGGCTTCGGGGCACCTGCCGGCAGCCATGGGGGCCTCGCGCAGCCGGGACCCGCGAGTGGGG CTGGTTCTGAGGACTTGGGGACCACGGTCAATGGAGACGTGTTTCAG GAGGCCAACGGTCCAGCAGATGGCTATGCGGCGATTGCCCAGGCTGACAGACTGACTCAGGAACCCGAGAGCATCCGCAAgtggagagaggaacagaggaaaCGGCTGCAGGAGCTGG ATGCTGCCTCCAAGGTGACAGAACAGGAGTGGCGGGAGAAAGCCAAGAAGGACCTGGAGGAGTGGAATCAGCGTCAGAGTGAACAGGTTGAGAAGAACAAGATCAATAACCG GGCATCTGAGGAGGCTTTCGTGAAGGAATCCAAGGAGGAGACGCCGggcacagagtgggagaaggtgGCTCAGCTCTGTGACTTCAACCCCAAGAGCAGCAAGCAATGCAAAGATGTGTCCCGCCTGCGCTCGGTGCTCATGTCCCTGAAGCAGACACCACTGTCCCGCTAG
- the CLTB gene encoding clathrin light chain B isoform X1, with amino-acid sequence MADDFGFFSSSESGAPEAAEEDPAAAFLAQQESEIAGIENDEGFGAPAGSHGGLAQPGPASGAGSEDLGTTVNGDVFQEANGPADGYAAIAQADRLTQEPESIRKWREEQRKRLQELDAASKVTEQEWREKAKKDLEEWNQRQSEQVEKNKINNRIADKAFYQQPDADIIGYVASEEAFVKESKEETPGTEWEKVAQLCDFNPKSSKQCKDVSRLRSVLMSLKQTPLSR; translated from the exons ATGGCTGATGACTTTGGCTTCTTCTCGTCGTCGGAGAGCGGGGCCCCCGAGGCGGCCGAGGAGGACCCGGCGGCTGCCTTCCTGGCCCAGCAGGAGAGTGAGATCGCGGGCATAGAGAATGACGAGGGCTTCGGGGCACCTGCCGGCAGCCATGGGGGCCTCGCGCAGCCGGGACCCGCGAGTGGGG CTGGTTCTGAGGACTTGGGGACCACGGTCAATGGAGACGTGTTTCAG GAGGCCAACGGTCCAGCAGATGGCTATGCGGCGATTGCCCAGGCTGACAGACTGACTCAGGAACCCGAGAGCATCCGCAAgtggagagaggaacagaggaaaCGGCTGCAGGAGCTGG ATGCTGCCTCCAAGGTGACAGAACAGGAGTGGCGGGAGAAAGCCAAGAAGGACCTGGAGGAGTGGAATCAGCGTCAGAGTGAACAGGTTGAGAAGAACAAGATCAATAACCG GATCGCTGACAAAGCATTCTACCAGCAGCCAGATGCTGATATCATCGGCTATGT GGCATCTGAGGAGGCTTTCGTGAAGGAATCCAAGGAGGAGACGCCGggcacagagtgggagaaggtgGCTCAGCTCTGTGACTTCAACCCCAAGAGCAGCAAGCAATGCAAAGATGTGTCCCGCCTGCGCTCGGTGCTCATGTCCCTGAAGCAGACACCACTGTCCCGCTAG